A single Vigna radiata var. radiata cultivar VC1973A chromosome 8, Vradiata_ver6, whole genome shotgun sequence DNA region contains:
- the LOC106772000 gene encoding transcriptional corepressor LEUNIG_HOMOLOG isoform X6: MAQSNWEADKMLDVYIYDYLVKKKLHNTAKAFMTEGKVSPDPVAIDAPGGFLFEWWSVFWDIFIARTNEKHSETAAAYLEAQQNKVKEQQQLQIQHMQLIRQAQLQRRDSNHPPLGGPVNAITTEGVLGQSTASALAAKMYEERMKHSNPMDTETSQPLLDARMALLKSTNHPGQMVQGNSGSVTAALQQIQARTQQTPQDIKGEVNMGAMQRSMPMDPSSIYGQGGMQSKPGIANTGLNAGVGSLTLKGWPLTGIDQIRPGFGAPVQKPLLQSANQFQLLPQPQQQQLLAQVQAQGNIGNSPVYGDMDPQRLRGLNRGSLNVKDGQSIANDGSIGSPMQSTSSKINLPQIQQSTSQQQQDPLHPQQLIQNNRKRKGPTSSGPANSTGTGNTLGPSNSQPSTPSTHTPGDGVAMTGNLQNVAGVSKGLMMYGTDGPGGLASSTNQLLQDDMEHFGDVGSLEDNVESFLSQDDGDGRDLFGTLKRNPSEHATDASKGFSFSEVSSIRKSNSKVVCCHFSSDGKILASAGHDKKVVLWNMETLQTESTPEEHNLIITDVRFRPNSTQLATSSFDTTVRLWDAADPTFSLQAYSGHTSHVVSLDFHPKKNDLFCSCDDNNEIRFWNINQYSCSRVFKGGSTQVRFQPRVGQLLAAASGSLVSLFDVETDRQMHMFQGHSADVHCVCWDTNGDYLASVSQESVKVWSLASGECIHELNSSGNMYHSCVFHPSYSTLLVIGGYQSLELWNMVENRCMTIPAHECVISALAQSPVTGMVASASHDKSVKIWK, from the exons ATGGCGCAGAGTAATTGGGAAGCAGATAAGAT GCTTgatgtttatatttatgattatttggtGAAGAAGAAGTTGCATAACACTGCTAAAGCATTCATGACAGAAGGGAAGGTTTCTCCCGATCCTGTTG CAATTGATGCTCCTGGTGGTTTTCTTTTTGAGTGGTGGTCTGTTTTTTGGGATATTTTTATTGCACGAACAAATGAGAAACATTCAGAGACTGCTGCAGCATATTTGGAG GCACAACAGAATAAAGTGAAAGAGCAACAGCAACTGCAAATTCAGCATATGCAATTAATTCGTCAAGCTCAACTTCAAAGAAGGGATTCTAATCATCCTCCCCTTGGAGGCCCTGTAAATGCTATCACTACAGAAGGAGTGCTTGGGCAATCTACTGCAAGTGCTTTGGCTGCAAAAATGTATGAGGAGCGGATGAAGCACTCTAACCCCATGGATACAGAGACATCCCAACCACTTTTAGACGCTAGAATGGCCCTCTTGAAATCAACAAATCATCCTGG TCAGATGGTTCAAGGAAATTCAGGAAGTGTGACGGCAGCTTTGCAGCAAATCCAGGCTCGAACACAGCAAACCCCT CAGGATATCAAAGGTGAAGTCAACATGGGTGCCATGCAGAGATCCATGCCTATGGACCCTTCATCAATTTATGGGCAGGGAGGAATGCAGTCAAAGCCTGGCATTGCAAACACAG GATTAAATGCTGGAGTAGGTAGTCTCACATTGAAAGGATGGCCTTTAACT GGCATTGATCAAATTCGTCCTGGTTTTGGAGCACCAGTTCAGAAGCCTCTCCTTCAGAGTGCAAATCAGTTTCAGCTTTTACCTCAACCACAACAGCAGCAGCTCCTTGCACAGGTACAGGCACAAGGAAACATTGGCAATTCACCTGTTTATGGAGATATGGATCCTCAAAGATTAAGGGGATTAAATAGGGGAAGTTTGAACGTGAAAGACGGTCAATCAATTGCAAATGATGGATCTATAGGCTCTCCAATGCAATCTACTTCTTCTAAG ATCAACTTGCCACAGATCCAACAATCCACCTCCCAGCAACAACAGGAtcctttgcatccacaacaattgaTTCAG AATAACCGGAAAAGGAAGGGACCTACATCTTCAGGACCTGCAAACAGTACTGGAACAGGAAATACACTTGGCCCTTCTAATTCTCAACCATCAACTCCATCGACTCATACTCCTGGTGATGGAGTTGCAATGACGGGTAACTTGCAGAATGTTGCTGGCGTATCCAAAGGCTTGATGATGTATGGTACTGATGGACCGGGTGGTCTTGCATCTTCCACAAATCAACTG TTGCAGGATGACATGGAACATTTTGGGGATGTTGGCTCCTTAGAGGATAATGTGGAATCATTTCTCTCACAGGATGATGGTGATGGAAGGGACTTGTTTGGCACATTGAAACGGAACCCTTCTGAGCATGCTACAGATGCTTCGAAAG GCTTTTCCTTCAGTGAAGTTAGTTCTATCCGCAAAAGCAACAGCAAAGTTGTTTGCTGTCATTTCTCTTCAGATGGGAAAATATTGGCTAGTGCTGGACATGACAAAAAG GTTGTTCTGTGGAACATGGAGACACTGCAAACAGAGAGTACACCAGAGGAACACAATCTTATTATTACTGATGTTCGCTTCAGACCGAATTCAACTCAGCTGGCAACATCTTCATTTGATACAACTGTTCGGTTGTGGGATGCTGCTGAT CCAACCTTTTCTTTACAGGCATATAGTGGCCATACTTCACACGTGGTGTCCCTtgattttcacccaaagaaaaATGATCTTTTCTGTTCCTGTGATGATAACAATGAGATCCGTTTCTGGAATATTAACCAATATTCTTGCAGCCGAGTTTTTAAG GGAGGATCTACCCAGGTGAGGTTTCAGCCAAGGGTTGGTCAACTTCTGGCTGCAGCAAGTGGGAGTCTAGTGTCTCTCTTTGATGTTGAGACTGATAGGCAGATGCACATGTTTCAG GGACACTCTGCAGACGTACATTGTGTCTGTTGGGATACAAATGGAGATTACTTGGCATCTGTGAGTCAAGAATCTGTCAAAGTGTGGTCACTTGCATCTGGGGAGTGCATTCATGAACTTAATTCCAGTGGAAACATGTATCATTCTTGTGTCTTTCACCCAAGCTACTCAACTCTCTTGGTTATTGGAGGATACCAG TCATTGGAGCTATGGAACATGGTTGAGAATAGATGTATGACAATTCCAGCTCATGAGTGTGTGATATCTGCATTAGCACAATCACCCGTCACAGGGATGGTTGCTTCTGCAAGCCATGACAAATCTGTAAagatttggaaataa
- the LOC106772000 gene encoding transcriptional corepressor LEUNIG_HOMOLOG isoform X1 — MQSRIAVNFASERGIMAQSNWEADKMLDVYIYDYLVKKKLHNTAKAFMTEGKVSPDPVAIDAPGGFLFEWWSVFWDIFIARTNEKHSETAAAYLEAQQNKVKEQQQLQIQHMQLIRQAQLQRRDSNHPPLGGPVNAITTEGVLGQSTASALAAKMYEERMKHSNPMDTETSQPLLDARMALLKSTNHPGQMVQGNSGSVTAALQQIQARTQQTPQDIKGEVNMGAMQRSMPMDPSSIYGQGGMQSKPGIANTGLNAGVGSLTLKGWPLTGIDQIRPGFGAPVQKPLLQSANQFQLLPQPQQQQLLAQVQAQGNIGNSPVYGDMDPQRLRGLNRGSLNVKDGQSIANDGSIGSPMQSTSSKINLPQIQQSTSQQQQDPLHPQQLIQNNRKRKGPTSSGPANSTGTGNTLGPSNSQPSTPSTHTPGDGVAMTGNLQNVAGVSKGLMMYGTDGPGGLASSTNQLLQDDMEHFGDVGSLEDNVESFLSQDDGDGRDLFGTLKRNPSEHATDASKGFSFSEVSSIRKSNSKVVCCHFSSDGKILASAGHDKKVVLWNMETLQTESTPEEHNLIITDVRFRPNSTQLATSSFDTTVRLWDAADPTFSLQAYSGHTSHVVSLDFHPKKNDLFCSCDDNNEIRFWNINQYSCSRVFKGGSTQVRFQPRVGQLLAAASGSLVSLFDVETDRQMHMFQGHSADVHCVCWDTNGDYLASVSQESVKVWSLASGECIHELNSSGNMYHSCVFHPSYSTLLVIGGYQSLELWNMVENRCMTIPAHECVISALAQSPVTGMVASASHDKSVKIWK, encoded by the exons ATGCAGTCTCGGATTG CAGTTAATTTTGCTTCTGAACGGGGAATCATGGCGCAGAGTAATTGGGAAGCAGATAAGAT GCTTgatgtttatatttatgattatttggtGAAGAAGAAGTTGCATAACACTGCTAAAGCATTCATGACAGAAGGGAAGGTTTCTCCCGATCCTGTTG CAATTGATGCTCCTGGTGGTTTTCTTTTTGAGTGGTGGTCTGTTTTTTGGGATATTTTTATTGCACGAACAAATGAGAAACATTCAGAGACTGCTGCAGCATATTTGGAG GCACAACAGAATAAAGTGAAAGAGCAACAGCAACTGCAAATTCAGCATATGCAATTAATTCGTCAAGCTCAACTTCAAAGAAGGGATTCTAATCATCCTCCCCTTGGAGGCCCTGTAAATGCTATCACTACAGAAGGAGTGCTTGGGCAATCTACTGCAAGTGCTTTGGCTGCAAAAATGTATGAGGAGCGGATGAAGCACTCTAACCCCATGGATACAGAGACATCCCAACCACTTTTAGACGCTAGAATGGCCCTCTTGAAATCAACAAATCATCCTGG TCAGATGGTTCAAGGAAATTCAGGAAGTGTGACGGCAGCTTTGCAGCAAATCCAGGCTCGAACACAGCAAACCCCT CAGGATATCAAAGGTGAAGTCAACATGGGTGCCATGCAGAGATCCATGCCTATGGACCCTTCATCAATTTATGGGCAGGGAGGAATGCAGTCAAAGCCTGGCATTGCAAACACAG GATTAAATGCTGGAGTAGGTAGTCTCACATTGAAAGGATGGCCTTTAACT GGCATTGATCAAATTCGTCCTGGTTTTGGAGCACCAGTTCAGAAGCCTCTCCTTCAGAGTGCAAATCAGTTTCAGCTTTTACCTCAACCACAACAGCAGCAGCTCCTTGCACAGGTACAGGCACAAGGAAACATTGGCAATTCACCTGTTTATGGAGATATGGATCCTCAAAGATTAAGGGGATTAAATAGGGGAAGTTTGAACGTGAAAGACGGTCAATCAATTGCAAATGATGGATCTATAGGCTCTCCAATGCAATCTACTTCTTCTAAG ATCAACTTGCCACAGATCCAACAATCCACCTCCCAGCAACAACAGGAtcctttgcatccacaacaattgaTTCAG AATAACCGGAAAAGGAAGGGACCTACATCTTCAGGACCTGCAAACAGTACTGGAACAGGAAATACACTTGGCCCTTCTAATTCTCAACCATCAACTCCATCGACTCATACTCCTGGTGATGGAGTTGCAATGACGGGTAACTTGCAGAATGTTGCTGGCGTATCCAAAGGCTTGATGATGTATGGTACTGATGGACCGGGTGGTCTTGCATCTTCCACAAATCAACTG TTGCAGGATGACATGGAACATTTTGGGGATGTTGGCTCCTTAGAGGATAATGTGGAATCATTTCTCTCACAGGATGATGGTGATGGAAGGGACTTGTTTGGCACATTGAAACGGAACCCTTCTGAGCATGCTACAGATGCTTCGAAAG GCTTTTCCTTCAGTGAAGTTAGTTCTATCCGCAAAAGCAACAGCAAAGTTGTTTGCTGTCATTTCTCTTCAGATGGGAAAATATTGGCTAGTGCTGGACATGACAAAAAG GTTGTTCTGTGGAACATGGAGACACTGCAAACAGAGAGTACACCAGAGGAACACAATCTTATTATTACTGATGTTCGCTTCAGACCGAATTCAACTCAGCTGGCAACATCTTCATTTGATACAACTGTTCGGTTGTGGGATGCTGCTGAT CCAACCTTTTCTTTACAGGCATATAGTGGCCATACTTCACACGTGGTGTCCCTtgattttcacccaaagaaaaATGATCTTTTCTGTTCCTGTGATGATAACAATGAGATCCGTTTCTGGAATATTAACCAATATTCTTGCAGCCGAGTTTTTAAG GGAGGATCTACCCAGGTGAGGTTTCAGCCAAGGGTTGGTCAACTTCTGGCTGCAGCAAGTGGGAGTCTAGTGTCTCTCTTTGATGTTGAGACTGATAGGCAGATGCACATGTTTCAG GGACACTCTGCAGACGTACATTGTGTCTGTTGGGATACAAATGGAGATTACTTGGCATCTGTGAGTCAAGAATCTGTCAAAGTGTGGTCACTTGCATCTGGGGAGTGCATTCATGAACTTAATTCCAGTGGAAACATGTATCATTCTTGTGTCTTTCACCCAAGCTACTCAACTCTCTTGGTTATTGGAGGATACCAG TCATTGGAGCTATGGAACATGGTTGAGAATAGATGTATGACAATTCCAGCTCATGAGTGTGTGATATCTGCATTAGCACAATCACCCGTCACAGGGATGGTTGCTTCTGCAAGCCATGACAAATCTGTAAagatttggaaataa
- the LOC106772000 gene encoding transcriptional corepressor LEUNIG_HOMOLOG isoform X5, with translation MQSRIAVNFASERGIMAQSNWEADKMLDVYIYDYLVKKKLHNTAKAFMTEGKVSPDPVAIDAPGGFLFEWWSVFWDIFIARTNEKHSETAAAYLEAQQNKVKEQQQLQIQHMQLIRQAQLQRRDSNHPPLGGPVNAITTEGVLGQSTASALAAKMYEERMKHSNPMDTETSQPLLDARMALLKSTNHPGQMVQGNSGSVTAALQQIQARTQQTPDIKGEVNMGAMQRSMPMDPSSIYGQGGMQSKPGIANTGLNAGVGSLTLKGWPLTGIDQIRPGFGAPVQKPLLQSANQFQLLPQPQQQQLLAQVQAQGNIGNSPVYGDMDPQRLRGLNRGSLNVKDGQSIANDGSIGSPMQSTSSKINLPQIQQSTSQQQQDPLHPQQLIQNNRKRKGPTSSGPANSTGTGNTLGPSNSQPSTPSTHTPGDGVAMTGNLQNVAGVSKGLMMYGTDGPGGLASSTNQLDDMEHFGDVGSLEDNVESFLSQDDGDGRDLFGTLKRNPSEHATDASKGFSFSEVSSIRKSNSKVVCCHFSSDGKILASAGHDKKVVLWNMETLQTESTPEEHNLIITDVRFRPNSTQLATSSFDTTVRLWDAADPTFSLQAYSGHTSHVVSLDFHPKKNDLFCSCDDNNEIRFWNINQYSCSRVFKGGSTQVRFQPRVGQLLAAASGSLVSLFDVETDRQMHMFQGHSADVHCVCWDTNGDYLASVSQESVKVWSLASGECIHELNSSGNMYHSCVFHPSYSTLLVIGGYQSLELWNMVENRCMTIPAHECVISALAQSPVTGMVASASHDKSVKIWK, from the exons ATGCAGTCTCGGATTG CAGTTAATTTTGCTTCTGAACGGGGAATCATGGCGCAGAGTAATTGGGAAGCAGATAAGAT GCTTgatgtttatatttatgattatttggtGAAGAAGAAGTTGCATAACACTGCTAAAGCATTCATGACAGAAGGGAAGGTTTCTCCCGATCCTGTTG CAATTGATGCTCCTGGTGGTTTTCTTTTTGAGTGGTGGTCTGTTTTTTGGGATATTTTTATTGCACGAACAAATGAGAAACATTCAGAGACTGCTGCAGCATATTTGGAG GCACAACAGAATAAAGTGAAAGAGCAACAGCAACTGCAAATTCAGCATATGCAATTAATTCGTCAAGCTCAACTTCAAAGAAGGGATTCTAATCATCCTCCCCTTGGAGGCCCTGTAAATGCTATCACTACAGAAGGAGTGCTTGGGCAATCTACTGCAAGTGCTTTGGCTGCAAAAATGTATGAGGAGCGGATGAAGCACTCTAACCCCATGGATACAGAGACATCCCAACCACTTTTAGACGCTAGAATGGCCCTCTTGAAATCAACAAATCATCCTGG TCAGATGGTTCAAGGAAATTCAGGAAGTGTGACGGCAGCTTTGCAGCAAATCCAGGCTCGAACACAGCAAACCCCT GATATCAAAGGTGAAGTCAACATGGGTGCCATGCAGAGATCCATGCCTATGGACCCTTCATCAATTTATGGGCAGGGAGGAATGCAGTCAAAGCCTGGCATTGCAAACACAG GATTAAATGCTGGAGTAGGTAGTCTCACATTGAAAGGATGGCCTTTAACT GGCATTGATCAAATTCGTCCTGGTTTTGGAGCACCAGTTCAGAAGCCTCTCCTTCAGAGTGCAAATCAGTTTCAGCTTTTACCTCAACCACAACAGCAGCAGCTCCTTGCACAGGTACAGGCACAAGGAAACATTGGCAATTCACCTGTTTATGGAGATATGGATCCTCAAAGATTAAGGGGATTAAATAGGGGAAGTTTGAACGTGAAAGACGGTCAATCAATTGCAAATGATGGATCTATAGGCTCTCCAATGCAATCTACTTCTTCTAAG ATCAACTTGCCACAGATCCAACAATCCACCTCCCAGCAACAACAGGAtcctttgcatccacaacaattgaTTCAG AATAACCGGAAAAGGAAGGGACCTACATCTTCAGGACCTGCAAACAGTACTGGAACAGGAAATACACTTGGCCCTTCTAATTCTCAACCATCAACTCCATCGACTCATACTCCTGGTGATGGAGTTGCAATGACGGGTAACTTGCAGAATGTTGCTGGCGTATCCAAAGGCTTGATGATGTATGGTACTGATGGACCGGGTGGTCTTGCATCTTCCACAAATCAACTG GATGACATGGAACATTTTGGGGATGTTGGCTCCTTAGAGGATAATGTGGAATCATTTCTCTCACAGGATGATGGTGATGGAAGGGACTTGTTTGGCACATTGAAACGGAACCCTTCTGAGCATGCTACAGATGCTTCGAAAG GCTTTTCCTTCAGTGAAGTTAGTTCTATCCGCAAAAGCAACAGCAAAGTTGTTTGCTGTCATTTCTCTTCAGATGGGAAAATATTGGCTAGTGCTGGACATGACAAAAAG GTTGTTCTGTGGAACATGGAGACACTGCAAACAGAGAGTACACCAGAGGAACACAATCTTATTATTACTGATGTTCGCTTCAGACCGAATTCAACTCAGCTGGCAACATCTTCATTTGATACAACTGTTCGGTTGTGGGATGCTGCTGAT CCAACCTTTTCTTTACAGGCATATAGTGGCCATACTTCACACGTGGTGTCCCTtgattttcacccaaagaaaaATGATCTTTTCTGTTCCTGTGATGATAACAATGAGATCCGTTTCTGGAATATTAACCAATATTCTTGCAGCCGAGTTTTTAAG GGAGGATCTACCCAGGTGAGGTTTCAGCCAAGGGTTGGTCAACTTCTGGCTGCAGCAAGTGGGAGTCTAGTGTCTCTCTTTGATGTTGAGACTGATAGGCAGATGCACATGTTTCAG GGACACTCTGCAGACGTACATTGTGTCTGTTGGGATACAAATGGAGATTACTTGGCATCTGTGAGTCAAGAATCTGTCAAAGTGTGGTCACTTGCATCTGGGGAGTGCATTCATGAACTTAATTCCAGTGGAAACATGTATCATTCTTGTGTCTTTCACCCAAGCTACTCAACTCTCTTGGTTATTGGAGGATACCAG TCATTGGAGCTATGGAACATGGTTGAGAATAGATGTATGACAATTCCAGCTCATGAGTGTGTGATATCTGCATTAGCACAATCACCCGTCACAGGGATGGTTGCTTCTGCAAGCCATGACAAATCTGTAAagatttggaaataa
- the LOC106772000 gene encoding transcriptional corepressor LEUNIG_HOMOLOG isoform X3: MQSRIAVNFASERGIMAQSNWEADKMLDVYIYDYLVKKKLHNTAKAFMTEGKVSPDPVAIDAPGGFLFEWWSVFWDIFIARTNEKHSETAAAYLEAQQNKVKEQQQLQIQHMQLIRQAQLQRRDSNHPPLGGPVNAITTEGVLGQSTASALAAKMYEERMKHSNPMDTETSQPLLDARMALLKSTNHPGQMVQGNSGSVTAALQQIQARTQQTPDIKGEVNMGAMQRSMPMDPSSIYGQGGMQSKPGIANTGLNAGVGSLTLKGWPLTGIDQIRPGFGAPVQKPLLQSANQFQLLPQPQQQQLLAQVQAQGNIGNSPVYGDMDPQRLRGLNRGSLNVKDGQSIANDGSIGSPMQSTSSKINLPQIQQSTSQQQQDPLHPQQLIQNNRKRKGPTSSGPANSTGTGNTLGPSNSQPSTPSTHTPGDGVAMTGNLQNVAGVSKGLMMYGTDGPGGLASSTNQLLQDDMEHFGDVGSLEDNVESFLSQDDGDGRDLFGTLKRNPSEHATDASKGFSFSEVSSIRKSNSKVVCCHFSSDGKILASAGHDKKVVLWNMETLQTESTPEEHNLIITDVRFRPNSTQLATSSFDTTVRLWDAADPTFSLQAYSGHTSHVVSLDFHPKKNDLFCSCDDNNEIRFWNINQYSCSRVFKGGSTQVRFQPRVGQLLAAASGSLVSLFDVETDRQMHMFQGHSADVHCVCWDTNGDYLASVSQESVKVWSLASGECIHELNSSGNMYHSCVFHPSYSTLLVIGGYQSLELWNMVENRCMTIPAHECVISALAQSPVTGMVASASHDKSVKIWK; encoded by the exons ATGCAGTCTCGGATTG CAGTTAATTTTGCTTCTGAACGGGGAATCATGGCGCAGAGTAATTGGGAAGCAGATAAGAT GCTTgatgtttatatttatgattatttggtGAAGAAGAAGTTGCATAACACTGCTAAAGCATTCATGACAGAAGGGAAGGTTTCTCCCGATCCTGTTG CAATTGATGCTCCTGGTGGTTTTCTTTTTGAGTGGTGGTCTGTTTTTTGGGATATTTTTATTGCACGAACAAATGAGAAACATTCAGAGACTGCTGCAGCATATTTGGAG GCACAACAGAATAAAGTGAAAGAGCAACAGCAACTGCAAATTCAGCATATGCAATTAATTCGTCAAGCTCAACTTCAAAGAAGGGATTCTAATCATCCTCCCCTTGGAGGCCCTGTAAATGCTATCACTACAGAAGGAGTGCTTGGGCAATCTACTGCAAGTGCTTTGGCTGCAAAAATGTATGAGGAGCGGATGAAGCACTCTAACCCCATGGATACAGAGACATCCCAACCACTTTTAGACGCTAGAATGGCCCTCTTGAAATCAACAAATCATCCTGG TCAGATGGTTCAAGGAAATTCAGGAAGTGTGACGGCAGCTTTGCAGCAAATCCAGGCTCGAACACAGCAAACCCCT GATATCAAAGGTGAAGTCAACATGGGTGCCATGCAGAGATCCATGCCTATGGACCCTTCATCAATTTATGGGCAGGGAGGAATGCAGTCAAAGCCTGGCATTGCAAACACAG GATTAAATGCTGGAGTAGGTAGTCTCACATTGAAAGGATGGCCTTTAACT GGCATTGATCAAATTCGTCCTGGTTTTGGAGCACCAGTTCAGAAGCCTCTCCTTCAGAGTGCAAATCAGTTTCAGCTTTTACCTCAACCACAACAGCAGCAGCTCCTTGCACAGGTACAGGCACAAGGAAACATTGGCAATTCACCTGTTTATGGAGATATGGATCCTCAAAGATTAAGGGGATTAAATAGGGGAAGTTTGAACGTGAAAGACGGTCAATCAATTGCAAATGATGGATCTATAGGCTCTCCAATGCAATCTACTTCTTCTAAG ATCAACTTGCCACAGATCCAACAATCCACCTCCCAGCAACAACAGGAtcctttgcatccacaacaattgaTTCAG AATAACCGGAAAAGGAAGGGACCTACATCTTCAGGACCTGCAAACAGTACTGGAACAGGAAATACACTTGGCCCTTCTAATTCTCAACCATCAACTCCATCGACTCATACTCCTGGTGATGGAGTTGCAATGACGGGTAACTTGCAGAATGTTGCTGGCGTATCCAAAGGCTTGATGATGTATGGTACTGATGGACCGGGTGGTCTTGCATCTTCCACAAATCAACTG TTGCAGGATGACATGGAACATTTTGGGGATGTTGGCTCCTTAGAGGATAATGTGGAATCATTTCTCTCACAGGATGATGGTGATGGAAGGGACTTGTTTGGCACATTGAAACGGAACCCTTCTGAGCATGCTACAGATGCTTCGAAAG GCTTTTCCTTCAGTGAAGTTAGTTCTATCCGCAAAAGCAACAGCAAAGTTGTTTGCTGTCATTTCTCTTCAGATGGGAAAATATTGGCTAGTGCTGGACATGACAAAAAG GTTGTTCTGTGGAACATGGAGACACTGCAAACAGAGAGTACACCAGAGGAACACAATCTTATTATTACTGATGTTCGCTTCAGACCGAATTCAACTCAGCTGGCAACATCTTCATTTGATACAACTGTTCGGTTGTGGGATGCTGCTGAT CCAACCTTTTCTTTACAGGCATATAGTGGCCATACTTCACACGTGGTGTCCCTtgattttcacccaaagaaaaATGATCTTTTCTGTTCCTGTGATGATAACAATGAGATCCGTTTCTGGAATATTAACCAATATTCTTGCAGCCGAGTTTTTAAG GGAGGATCTACCCAGGTGAGGTTTCAGCCAAGGGTTGGTCAACTTCTGGCTGCAGCAAGTGGGAGTCTAGTGTCTCTCTTTGATGTTGAGACTGATAGGCAGATGCACATGTTTCAG GGACACTCTGCAGACGTACATTGTGTCTGTTGGGATACAAATGGAGATTACTTGGCATCTGTGAGTCAAGAATCTGTCAAAGTGTGGTCACTTGCATCTGGGGAGTGCATTCATGAACTTAATTCCAGTGGAAACATGTATCATTCTTGTGTCTTTCACCCAAGCTACTCAACTCTCTTGGTTATTGGAGGATACCAG TCATTGGAGCTATGGAACATGGTTGAGAATAGATGTATGACAATTCCAGCTCATGAGTGTGTGATATCTGCATTAGCACAATCACCCGTCACAGGGATGGTTGCTTCTGCAAGCCATGACAAATCTGTAAagatttggaaataa